One Aegilops tauschii subsp. strangulata cultivar AL8/78 chromosome 2, Aet v6.0, whole genome shotgun sequence genomic window, TACCGAGGTGAACCAAGTGCTGGATATATATTGCAATGCAACAGGTCAGCGGATAAATTTTGAGAAATCATCCATATTTTTCAGCAAAGGTGTCCCTGAGTCTGTCCGCAACGATATAAAAGACATCTTGAACGTCCCGAATGAAACTTTGAATGAGAAATGTTTAGGTATGCCCACCGACGTGGGGGCCTCAAAAATGGATCGTTCAAATATTTGAAGGACAGACTGTGGAATAAGATCCAGGGTTGGATTGAAAGGATGATGTCCTCTGCAGGGAAGGAGGTGTTGGTTAAAGCTGTGGCACAAGCAATTCCAGTCTTTTCGATGTCTTGTTTCAAACTGCCAAGAGGACTATGTGAGCACTTGAACATGTTGATTAGAAAATTTTGGTGGGGAGGCAAGAACGGGCAGTGCAAACCACATTGGGTCTCGTGGAAGGCGATGACTCAGCCCAAGAGCATGGGATGCCTGGGCTTCAAAGACTTTGAGCTCTTTAACCTAGCTATGCTTGCTAGACAGGTATGACGCATGCTTCAGGACCCTACCTCTCTCTGTGCGCGTATTGTGAAGAGCATCAATCACCCGAACACCACCATCCTGGATGCTTCACTTGGGAGCCACCCCAGTCAGATATGGAGAGCCCTAGTGGAGGGTCGGGACACTTTGAAGCTCGGTCTAATCAGGCGCATTGGCAATGGAGAAAGCACTGATATTTGGATGGACAACTGGCTCCCTAGGCAGGAAATGATGAGACCATATGGGTGCATTGCCAACACACCCCCGACCACAGTATCGAAGTTGATAGATCATACAAGCGCAACTTGGAACAAACCTAAGATCGACGCCACTTTCTTTGCGTTTGATGCCAAAGTGATTCTTACCATACCGCTGAGCACAACACCCATGGAGGACTTCTGGAGTTGGGCACATGAACGGACAGGACAATTTACGGTGTGATCGGCATACAATATGCTTGTGGCGACGAGGCACAGGAGAGAAGCCTGGCTGGAGGGTCCCTCGGGATCCTCAACAACACAAACAGATTCCAGCTCGTGGAAGATCCTTTGGAAGACGGAGGTCCCATCCAAAGTGCGCATGTTTTTGTGGAGACTATCGAAGCAGTCACTGCCAACCGAAGATGTGAGGGCGCATCGTAAGATATCGACGACGAGCACTTGTGGCTTTTGCAGCGCTCCGGATTCATGGCGCTATTCCCTTCTCGAATGTACCGTCTCAAGGTGCACTTGGGCGCTTGTTGACGAAGAGTTGGGCAGCGCCTTGGTGGCTACGAGTGAGAACCGAGCCAAGAGTTGGCTTTTCAACTTAATGGCTTCCCTCTCGCACGAACAATTCACTCTCATGGCAGTGACACCGTGGGCCGTGTGGACATCTCGGAGGAAGGCAATACACCAAGGTATATTTCAGACACCACATGCGATAGCAGCCTTTGTCAAAAGGTATATACAAGACCTCCAAGTTCTCAGCAAGCCAAAGAAGCAACGAATCGCGGTGGCGACGGGGTCATCAGTGAGCCGGCGACCTAAGGCACCTTTGGCAAATTTTTCAAAAAATCATGTTGATGCTGGTGTTCGGGCACAGCGAGGAGGCTCGGCCGTGGCGATTTGCCGCGACAACCAAGGCGCTTTTCTGGGTAGCTCAGCCCTAGTGGTCGCTGGAGTTTGGGACGCACCTACGCTCGAAGCTATAGCGTGTCGCGAGGCCATGGCATTGGCAGAAGATCTCAACCAACACCACTATATAGTGGCTTCTGATTGCAAGCAGGTGATTAAAGATATAGTATCAGAAAGCCAGGGGGAATATGGCGTTATAATCAGAGAAATCCGACTTAGATCACCACCAACCTGTAAATTTACTTTTGAAAAACGTGAGGCAAATGTTGAAGCCCACAAGTTAGCTAAATATGCTTTGTCTTTACTTCCAAGGCGTCATGTGTGGCTTGGCCATCCACATGACCAGACTTGTATCCCACACTCTGTAGACTTTGAGTAATAAAAGGCTTTTCCCCTTAAAAAAAAAGATAGTGTTCAAGATGTACTGCTAGTTCGATCTGTCCATGTTATACTGCTAATTCATACTGTTCATATATAGTGTCTTGAGGTGTTCATGACATTTATATTTGTAGGACATGAGCACGCAAGagtttgttgccaaatcaagataccTGGACGGAAACCGCCATCGTGCATATGAAGCACAAATCCGTCGGTTTCAATAACACCATGAATATCTTCTCTAACAAACAAGCGAGAAGACACCATAACACTAACATGCCGCATCGATGATCATAGTGGATTCCCCGGGCGATCGCGCGGCAATAATCAGCCGGCGCCATCGCGGCTTTCGGCCATCGGAGCACGTTGAAGCTGAACCGCAAGCAGAGGCGTTCGGATGAGAGGCACATGTCGACTTCAAAATGCAAGGCACCGGCGACGGCGTAAGGATGACATGACATACATGCATGTGCGCCTTACCAACACGATTATTTCTCGCCGGCAAATGATGGAGGGGAATCGGGCTACCGTAGGCATCATGACGTGCAAGATCATGCATGTGTTTTCTTTTCTGCTCGGCAGTGGCGGTGCATGATCAGGTTGCATCGAGTTCCATCCTATCTCCGCCGTGCTTTCGGCCGTCAACTTGTGCTCTATGCATGCATCATCAGAATCGCGCCTCCTTTTTCTGAAAAACACTCGGACCGAAGAGGATAGCCGCACATCTCTGAATCTGGTCGAGTGTAAACGCGCGCACGCGACGTGTTGGGTGGAGGAGCGCGCGCGCGAACAGCAGCTGCCGGATGCCTctgcggtgcctgccgctgccGGCGGCGTTGCGTGCACGCGGGCCTGTCTCCGGTGCcagccgcccccgcccccgcccccacccCACCTGTGCCGCAGGAATCAGCGGCAGCGGCGCGTGTAGGTAGGTCAATTTGCTGATGGTGCAACAGCACGCGCCCCCCTCCCCATGCATGCACCATTGATCAGTATTCAGTCCATCCATCCATGCCTATCTCACCCTGGCGCCGCAGCGTCTCCTGATCAATGCGCAACGCGACGACGCCTCTCCCTGCGGCCACGAACGACGGGTGCAGCGCAGCGCAGAGCTCATTTAACACGAACAAATGGGATGTTGTCACAGCAggccgctctctctctctctctctctctctctctctctctctctgctctctCAGCGTCAGAAGACGCAAGCACGCAGCGCGTACGTACGATGTGATCTTATGGCGATTCCCTTTGAAACGACGCCGTCGGCGGAGTATCAGGGAAGCATATTCTGACGAGCCAACGCAAGTTACTGCGAGCGTAGCTACGGCCTACGGGCCAGTACTCTACCAATAGCGGTTGCCTCTTCCAGTGGGTTTATTTACGTGACCAGTCGTAAGTCGTACGTACTACGTTGCACGGCTGGAGCTCGGGTACTTGCTTCTATTGCACTGTCGACGCGCACAAATGCAGTGACAGTGCAATAGAAGAGTGATTGGTGTGAGTGCTTCCTTACTGTACTCCACGACCCCGCTCGTCTCGTTGAACACGGCGCACGCAGCTTGTCGTGCAGATGCCCGGCCGTCCCTGGGAGCAGGATTCATGGCGTTCCTTACTGTACCCCGTCCCTGCTGTCTCGCAGCATACGGGATACCATGTTTTTTCTTCCTTATTCCCATGAGAAGTTTCCCTCTAGCATAGCGTACCATGATAAGTTTTTTTTTACACAGCCATGTGAAGTTTTTTTGTTGAGGGAAGCAACCATGAGAAGCCCAGTTACCCGGCCCATCAAAAGATTGTCCGTCTTCTTGCGAAGCTGGGCTACACACTGCCAGGAAAAAGAAAAGCCCAAAATCTCACGCATCTCCGGCCCACGTTCGCTTTCTTTCCTTCCATTGCCCCGGCTTCGCCCAAGGGCGCCGTCTTTCTCCGAAACCCTTCCCAAAACCCGAGGCACGCCGGCGGCCGCCGCCGTCCGTCCACGCGCGGCACCACTTCCTATGGCCCGGCGTCTGCTCCACCTCCGGTCCCGCCTCCAGGCGCTCGCCCCCCGCCTCGTCCCTTCGCGGCAGTACATGTCCGACATGCGCCGCTCCGTCTTCCTCGACcgcctcctccgctccctccgcTCCGAGATCTCCTCCTGCCGCGCCGAGCCCGCCCCGcggccgccgccctccgccgcgccGTTCGCCCTCGACGACCGTCCCGGCGAGCAGTGGGTCCGCCTCCGCCGCGCGTTCGgggagcagcaggaggaggaggtcaGGGTGGATGCCTCGATGGTCGACGGCGCCGTGGCGCCCACCCGCTCGGGCGTGGCCGCGGAAGACGGCGGGCCACAGGACAGGATGCACATTAGCGTCCACGTCGAGGTCTCCAAGCCCGCGCGGCCTGACTTTGCGCTCAAGTTCGAGTGCTCTGCCTGGCCCGAGGAGATGGACGTGGAGAGGGTCTTCCCCGTCCGCCGCAGCGGGCCAACGCCGGAGCAGCAATACATGGGCCGCCAGTTCAGGTGATCCAACCTTGTTCTAGTAGAATATTAACGAAAATATATAGCATTATATTTAGTCATATTGACACTATATTAACGGTCGATGG contains:
- the LOC109786014 gene encoding uncharacterized protein At2g39795, mitochondrial, with protein sequence MARRLLHLRSRLQALAPRLVPSRQYMSDMRRSVFLDRLLRSLRSEISSCRAEPAPRPPPSAAPFALDDRPGEQWVRLRRAFGEQQEEEVRVDASMVDGAVAPTRSGVAAEDGGPQDRMHISVHVEVSKPARPDFALKFECSAWPEEMDVERVFPVRRSGPTPEQQYMGRQFRELDEEMQTAVRDYLEQRGVNDELAAFLHTYMENKEQTELVGWLKNIECYLKK